In the genome of Streptomyces collinus, one region contains:
- a CDS encoding copper chaperone PCu(A)C: MRRRPGPAALVIAGALALAGCGGADSGDSGDSGSGKAELSVGSAYMPQPVSDDMAAGFLTVTNKGGAADDLTSVTSDIAGQVTVHETVDGAMQEVKSLKIPAGGRLDLKSGGDHLMFEQLKRKPKEGQTVSVELHFAHSDPVKVEIPVKPATYTPETGH, from the coding sequence GTGAGGCGGCGACCGGGCCCGGCGGCCCTCGTCATAGCCGGCGCACTGGCCCTGGCGGGCTGCGGCGGCGCGGACTCGGGCGACTCCGGCGACAGCGGCTCCGGGAAGGCGGAACTCTCCGTCGGCTCCGCGTACATGCCGCAGCCGGTGTCCGACGACATGGCGGCGGGCTTCCTCACGGTCACGAACAAGGGCGGTGCCGCCGACGACCTGACCTCGGTCACCAGCGACATCGCCGGGCAGGTCACCGTGCACGAGACCGTCGACGGAGCCATGCAGGAGGTCAAGAGCCTGAAGATCCCCGCGGGCGGCCGGCTGGATCTGAAGAGCGGCGGCGACCACCTGATGTTCGAGCAGCTCAAGCGCAAGCCGAAGGAAGGCCAGACGGTCTCCGTCGAGCTGCACTTCGCTCACTCCGACCCCGTGAAGGTCGAGATCCCGGTGAAGCCGGCGACCTACACCCCTGAGACCGGACACTGA